The proteins below come from a single Chryseobacterium bernardetii genomic window:
- a CDS encoding DUF6706 family protein: MAIVTNKDYFKSKLNRLSITMSDADLDIFFASKQIDESGILDKPDEMDIAFTEIVLELLAKPDISEDSYSVKWDRKALERWYSIECKRLGISDLLKDSDLEVKDISFLA, translated from the coding sequence ATGGCAATAGTAACAAATAAGGATTATTTCAAGAGTAAATTGAACCGTTTGTCCATCACTATGAGTGATGCAGATCTTGATATTTTCTTTGCTTCGAAGCAGATTGATGAATCAGGAATTCTCGATAAACCGGACGAAATGGATATCGCTTTTACAGAAATAGTCCTTGAGTTACTTGCAAAGCCAGATATATCAGAGGATAGCTATTCAGTAAAGTGGGATAGGAAAGCCTTAGAAAGATGGTACTCCATAGAGTGTAAGAGGTTAGGAATTTCAGACCTATTGAAAGATTCAGATTTAGAAGTTAAAGACATAAGTTTCTTAGCATGA